GACATTGCCCGCCTTGGCGCCAGAGCTGCCGAGTCGCCGCACATAGTTACAGCCGAGGGTCTTGGCCAGCTCGCGCACCTCGTCCGAATCCCCATCATCCAGAATCCAGGTGGTGTGGAGGCCCTGCATCGCCATGGCCGCTTTGACCGTGGTCGTGATGACGTCCAGCGACTCACCGTAGACCGTGATGAGGACGTCCACATCGATCTGGCGGCCATTCAGGTACATCGGCCACTTTGTGGGATCGTCGCTGACATCCAGCTGATAGTTGGCCTCTGGGTCGAACAGCCTCGCCTGGGCGGCCTGGAACCTGTAGTTGGGCTGGCGCCCGTAGCCCGAGAGCATCGTCCACAGGGCCATGGAGGCCTGGAAGATGAGGATCAGCTCGCATGTGATGACGATGAGCCAGGGGATGAGATCGCCCCGGAAGTTCGGGTTGAGGAGGAAGCCCGCGTAGGCCAGCACCCCGATTGAGGCGAGCACGGCAACCAGGAGCAGAGTGGGGGAATAACGGCCTGATATCGAGGCTCGGCGTTCCTCGGGATCAATGCCGTCAACGAGCGCGAGTTCGGTATTGGCGTTGACGGCTGACAGGTCAACCTTCGAGCGACGTCGCCGAGACCGGCGTGACGATGACACATGACCTCCTATCGGAGTTCTTTCGGCTACTACGCCGAATGGGGACCAGTTGAGTTGATTGAAGACAAAAGGTTAACCACTGTTAACTTCCGCCTGTGGGAACACTATATGTTGGAGAGGGTCGAACTTGCGATAAAACCCGTGTCATCCTTTATCTGTGGCGTGACGCCGGCAGAGGTCGAGGAGCCAGCGCGTTCCGGGGATGACGCCCGAGGCGCCCTCCGCGACCAACCGGCTGCAGAGGCATCGTCGATACACGGTTCCAGTGGGCCTTCCCACACCTCACCACGACGCACCGGAACCGGGAGGCTTATCCACGGACAGTCGACGAGGTCACGGCCCCCTTGCCGACGCCAGCATGTCATGAGCTATGAACAAGCTTCCGGAAGTCGTTTATTTAATTGGCGGCAGGATCTCCAGGCGTGGCACATTGCCGTCCGAGTAGTGATAAGTCAAAGTCAGACAATGAGCATTTCTGTCGAGGTTTTGCATACCGGAACGGTGATCGTGGACGAGGCGCTGCCTTTCCACCGGCCGACCGATCGCCCGATGGCATGGACCCACGCATTGCGTTCGAAGAGACATCTGATCGAAGCGCCGGTTTCCTGCTACCTGATCAGCACTGACCATGGCCTGATACTCCTCGACACCGGCTGGCATCCCATCAATCGCACCAGGTGGGGACAGATCAAGAATCTGCTGCATCAGTATCCAGTCAACAAAGCCGTACTGCCTCAGGGGCAAGCCATCAATGAGCAGCTCGAGGAACGCGGCATCAGGGTAGGTGACCTGGATATGGTGTTGATGAGCCACCTGCACTGTGACCATGCCGATGGCCTGCGGCTTGTCCGCGAGGCACCCCGGATCATGGTCTCCGCCCCCGAGCTGAGGGCCGCAGAGCAGGACCGGCTGCGCTATCTGCCACACGAATGGGCTGGCGTGGACATGCAGGCTTTCAGCTGGAATGGCCGCCTGGGACCGGCTAGGCGCTCCTTCGATGTATACGGGGACGGAACTGTCACCATGATCAACACCCCAGGACACTCCTGGGGCCTGTGCGCCACCTTGATTCGGAAAGAGAGAACAATTGCTGGTGATTTCCCCGAGGACTGCCCACTGGGCAGCGACCCGCGAGAGGCGATCCTGCTGATAAGCGACGTCGGCTATGGCCAGCCGTCGTTAAAAGAAGGCTTACGCCCATCAGTGGTGGTCAACGCTGAGGACGCAGAGAAATCCCTGACCTGGGTACGCTCGGTCATGAACGACCCTCGCGTCACCCACGTCATTGCCAACCATGACCCCACCATCAATCCAGGTCTCCTATAGAACCAGAATTCCCCGAGCCACCAGACGGATGAACCCCAGCGGACAAGAGTCCGGAATTCCATTCCCAGCTCTCGCCTTTGCCACGGCATCCGCCCCAGAGCCACGGCCTGACGAACATCCGGCGCACGACACCGGCTCAGGCATCCTTGGTCCCATTAGGTCAGTGTCTGCTGTATAGTCACTGCATGCTGACTCTTGCTTCCCGTGTCGACGTGATGAACCGGCTGGGCCGGGCAATGGCCGATGCGACACGGTCACGGATCCTGCTATTGCTGCTGGACGCACCGGGATACCCGGCCCAGCTCGCCCGCGACCTGAACCTGACACGAACCAACGTCTCGAACCATCTCGCCTGTCTTCGTGGCTGTGGGATCGTGGTCGCGGTCCCGGAGGGACGCAGAACCCGGTATGAGATCGCTGACCCGCACCTGACGCAGGCGCTACGGACTGTGGTCGATGTGGTCCTGGCCGTCGATGACGGACAGTCCTGCCTCGATGCGGACTGCGACGTCCCGATGTGCTGTGGCCCAGGATCTAGCCGCGCCAGCCAAGGCGAGGAGGAACGGTGAGCAGGGAATGCTGCGGTGATGACCGGCCCACAACCGCCACACAGGTCGATGCGTGCTGTGGTGGCCAGGAGTCAGCTGACGGCCACGCCTCCTGCGGCCATGAGGGACACGAGGAATCTGTGCCCTGGTGGCGTGACCGCGAGCTGCTGCTGCCGATGGCCTCCGGCATGTTCTGGGTAGCTGGACTGGTCCTGGACTGGACCGGCTCCGGGTCCCTGGCGCTCATCGGGTATGCGCTTGGACTACTGGCTGGCGCCTGGACGTTCGCGCCAGGCGCATTCAGGCGCCTGTTCACCTCGCGGGGACGTTCCCGGCTGGGCGTCGGGCTCCTGATGACCATCGCGGCCATCGGGGCGGTCCTGCTGGGTCACGTCGGCGAGGCCGCGGCCCTGGCCTTCCTGTTCTCCATCGCAGAGGCCCTGGAGGACCGGGCCATGGACCGTGCCCGGGAGGGGCTGAGATCCCTGCTGTCGCTGATCCCCGAGACGGCCCGTGTCTCCAGGCCGGACGGAGAAGACGTGATCCCAGCCGCCGAGGTGCGGCAGGATGATGTCCTCGTGGTCGGTGCTGGAGAGCGAGTGGCGACGGACGGCGTGGTCGTCAGGGGACGCTCATGGCTGGACACCTCGGCGATCACGGGGGAGTCGATCCCCGTTGAGGCCGGCCCCGGCAGCCCGGTGCTGGCTGGGTCGGTCAACGGTGCAGGCACCCTGCGGATCACAGCCACCTCGGATGGCCGGGACAACTCCCTAACGCAGATCGTCCGGCTCGTCGAGCAGGCGCATGCGGCCAAGGGAGAGCGGGCCCGGCTGGCCGACAGGATTGCCCGGCCGCTGGTGCCGCTAGTCCTGATTGCATCCGTCCTGGTGATGGCATTCGGGGTCATGACCGGTGATCCAGCACTCTGGACCGAGAGGGCGCTGGTGGTGCTGGTGGCAGCCTCTCCGTGCGCCCTGGCGATCGCGGTGCCGGTGACGGTGATCTGCGCCATCGGCTCCGCAAGCAGGTTCGGCGTGGTCATCAAGTCGGGGGCCGCCTTTGAACAGCTGGGGACGATCCGCGCCATCGCCTTCGACAAGACCGGGACACTGACCCGCAACAGGCCTCGGGTCGTCGCCGTACACACAGTTGCGGAGTTCTCGCGCGACGAGGTGTTGGCGACGGCAGCGGCATTGGAGGCCAGCTCAGCACACCCACTGGCAGAGGCAATCACCGCGGCTGCACCGGACAGGGCCGTGGCAGACGAAGTGGTTGAGCACCCTGGCCAGGGAATCACCGGCCGGGTCGGTGGGAGATCCGTCCGGCTGGGCAGTCCGAGATGGATTGGCCCAGCCTCCCTCGGTGAGCAGGCCCAGGGAATGGCCAGCGAGGGAATGAGCGTTGTCGTCATCGAGATCAACGGGCACGCGGCTGGGGTCATCGGCGTCCGCGA
The sequence above is drawn from the Arachnia rubra genome and encodes:
- a CDS encoding N-acyl homoserine lactonase family protein, which translates into the protein MSISVEVLHTGTVIVDEALPFHRPTDRPMAWTHALRSKRHLIEAPVSCYLISTDHGLILLDTGWHPINRTRWGQIKNLLHQYPVNKAVLPQGQAINEQLEERGIRVGDLDMVLMSHLHCDHADGLRLVREAPRIMVSAPELRAAEQDRLRYLPHEWAGVDMQAFSWNGRLGPARRSFDVYGDGTVTMINTPGHSWGLCATLIRKERTIAGDFPEDCPLGSDPREAILLISDVGYGQPSLKEGLRPSVVVNAEDAEKSLTWVRSVMNDPRVTHVIANHDPTINPGLL
- the cmtR gene encoding Cd(II)/Pb(II)-sensing metalloregulatory transcriptional regulator CmtR, whose product is MLTLASRVDVMNRLGRAMADATRSRILLLLLDAPGYPAQLARDLNLTRTNVSNHLACLRGCGIVVAVPEGRRTRYEIADPHLTQALRTVVDVVLAVDDGQSCLDADCDVPMCCGPGSSRASQGEEER
- a CDS encoding heavy metal translocating P-type ATPase; translation: MSRECCGDDRPTTATQVDACCGGQESADGHASCGHEGHEESVPWWRDRELLLPMASGMFWVAGLVLDWTGSGSLALIGYALGLLAGAWTFAPGAFRRLFTSRGRSRLGVGLLMTIAAIGAVLLGHVGEAAALAFLFSIAEALEDRAMDRAREGLRSLLSLIPETARVSRPDGEDVIPAAEVRQDDVLVVGAGERVATDGVVVRGRSWLDTSAITGESIPVEAGPGSPVLAGSVNGAGTLRITATSDGRDNSLTQIVRLVEQAHAAKGERARLADRIARPLVPLVLIASVLVMAFGVMTGDPALWTERALVVLVAASPCALAIAVPVTVICAIGSASRFGVVIKSGAAFEQLGTIRAIAFDKTGTLTRNRPRVVAVHTVAEFSRDEVLATAAALEASSAHPLAEAITAAAPDRAVADEVVEHPGQGITGRVGGRSVRLGSPRWIGPASLGEQAQGMASEGMSVVVIEINGHAAGVIGVRDELRPEAAETIAALRRQAIHSVMLTGDNAVTAQTIASEAGIDQVYAEQLPADKARHVQRLASETPTAMIGDGINDAPALASASVGIAMGVTGSAAAVESADVAFTGTDLRLIPAALAHARRGRRIMTSNIGLALAIIVVLFPLALSGVLGLAAVVLVHEVAEVVVIGNGLRAAATVRWPGMKGSASSDGVPRQSHTVEVTE